A DNA window from Maribellus comscasis contains the following coding sequences:
- a CDS encoding enoyl-ACP reductase FabI: MSFNLLKGKRGIIFGALNPDSIAWKVAERAFEEGATVTLTNTPVALRMGETKKLAEKLNTEVIGADATNVDDLNNLFTQSMEVLGGKIDFVLHSIGMSPNVRKERHYSDLDYNYLDKTLDVSAVSFHKVLQTARKLDAINEWGSVVALSYVAAQRTFYGYNDMADAKALLESIARSFGYIYGRERNVRINTVSQSPTITTAGSGVKGFDRLLDFAERMSPLGNATAEECADYCITLFSDLTKKVTMQNLFNDGGFSNMGMSLRALQQYEKGLHQDCNCGPDPDDHMFD, translated from the coding sequence ATGAGTTTTAATTTACTTAAAGGAAAAAGAGGGATAATTTTTGGTGCTTTAAATCCCGATTCTATTGCCTGGAAAGTTGCAGAGCGTGCTTTTGAAGAAGGTGCGACAGTGACGTTGACAAACACACCGGTTGCCCTGAGAATGGGAGAAACAAAAAAACTTGCTGAAAAACTGAACACAGAAGTTATTGGTGCTGATGCAACCAATGTTGATGACCTGAATAACCTTTTTACTCAATCGATGGAAGTATTGGGAGGAAAAATCGACTTTGTTCTCCATTCCATCGGAATGTCTCCGAATGTACGAAAAGAAAGACACTACAGTGATTTGGATTATAATTACCTTGATAAAACATTGGATGTTTCAGCGGTATCATTTCACAAAGTATTGCAAACAGCCCGGAAACTTGATGCGATAAATGAATGGGGTTCGGTTGTTGCACTGTCGTATGTTGCCGCACAACGAACATTTTACGGATATAACGACATGGCAGATGCAAAAGCGCTGCTGGAGTCGATAGCGCGTAGTTTTGGCTACATCTATGGCCGTGAACGCAATGTCAGAATCAACACTGTGTCGCAATCTCCAACGATTACAACGGCCGGTAGCGGAGTAAAAGGTTTTGACCGCTTGCTCGACTTTGCCGAACGGATGTCTCCACTGGGAAATGCAACCGCCGAAGAATGTGCTGATTACTGTATTACCCTATTTTCAGATCTTACCAAAAAAGTTACTATGCAGAATCTATTTAACGATGGCGGATTCTCAAATATGGGGATGAGTTTACGCGCATTGCAGCAATATGAAAAAGGATTACATCAGGACTGTAATTGCGGCCCTGATCCGGACGACCATATGTTTGACTGA
- a CDS encoding glycoside hydrolase family 172 protein: protein MNRTVFLLGTLISIALVSCKTKVVTLESLLDEMTDKTVLTRFPEEKYALKQFSSYDRKSVSPDDNNWWANADYTQFLREEENNGRREFVLFDAEGPGAVVRYWMTFAGDGASDGTLRLYIDGSEMPEVEGNVLEILSGMQLAPKPLAASVSPETEYERRGHNLYLPIPYAKHCKITYECDAVKFENNRWRPSIYYNICYRIYAQDVKVESFSKKVLTRAKNKIEGAAQKLLNQDDIEGELINETKILRPGEEFLLGVSEGRKAISKMTLKLKAEDLNQALRSTVLSMSFDGIQSVWTPVGDFWGTGYQVYSSKTWYSQVEANGGMVSFWVMPFQENAEVRFVNYGEQSVEVEAGITISDYCWTRESMYFGASWHEFNRIHTAKDSTLENHEWHFDVNYIDINGQGIYAGDALTIFNTAEAWWGEGDEKIFVDGESFPSFIGTGTEDYYGYAWCRPEKFTHPFIAQPTGAGNFHTGMTVNMRYRALDAIPFNEKISSNIELWHWVKTRINYAMTAYWYAKPGFTINVKPDIESVKLPVALKRSDIYKPIVDSEGKIEGENLEIVNATSGQAGVQSGDYGWSGNSQLWWRNAENGAELTTKFIVSETAKYKVKIQLTKAVDYGIIQLYLNGVVLHDKINAFNRDKVIPIEIDLGMHVLSEGENIFSVKILGADKNAKPGNMAGIDFIRFQKI from the coding sequence ATGAACCGAACGGTATTTTTGCTTGGAACTCTCATTTCCATTGCTTTGGTTTCGTGCAAAACAAAAGTTGTGACACTCGAATCGCTACTTGATGAAATGACGGACAAAACTGTTTTAACCCGCTTCCCTGAAGAAAAATATGCGCTAAAACAGTTTAGTAGTTATGACCGGAAATCAGTATCTCCCGATGATAATAACTGGTGGGCTAATGCTGATTATACTCAGTTTCTACGCGAAGAGGAAAATAATGGACGCCGTGAGTTTGTTCTGTTTGATGCAGAAGGACCGGGGGCTGTTGTCCGGTATTGGATGACTTTTGCCGGCGACGGAGCAAGCGACGGAACACTTAGATTATATATTGATGGTAGCGAGATGCCCGAAGTAGAAGGCAATGTTCTCGAAATTCTAAGTGGAATGCAACTCGCGCCCAAACCTTTGGCTGCCTCAGTTTCGCCGGAAACAGAATATGAACGTCGCGGGCATAATTTATATCTGCCAATTCCTTACGCAAAACATTGCAAAATTACTTACGAGTGTGATGCTGTGAAGTTTGAGAATAACCGCTGGAGACCAAGTATCTACTACAACATTTGTTACAGAATATATGCTCAGGATGTTAAAGTAGAAAGTTTTTCAAAGAAAGTGCTGACGAGGGCAAAAAATAAAATTGAGGGTGCTGCACAAAAATTATTAAATCAGGATGATATTGAAGGCGAATTGATTAATGAAACAAAAATCCTCCGGCCAGGCGAGGAGTTTTTGCTTGGAGTCAGCGAGGGTAGAAAGGCAATTTCAAAGATGACGCTGAAATTGAAGGCGGAAGACCTTAATCAGGCTTTACGTTCAACTGTACTCTCAATGTCGTTTGACGGAATACAAAGTGTTTGGACTCCGGTGGGCGATTTTTGGGGAACGGGTTACCAGGTTTATTCTTCAAAAACATGGTATTCCCAGGTAGAAGCTAACGGAGGAATGGTGTCGTTTTGGGTAATGCCTTTTCAGGAAAATGCAGAAGTAAGATTTGTGAATTATGGAGAACAGTCGGTAGAAGTTGAGGCCGGAATTACAATTTCAGACTATTGTTGGACTCGTGAAAGCATGTATTTCGGCGCATCGTGGCACGAATTTAACCGGATTCATACGGCAAAAGATTCAACACTTGAAAATCACGAATGGCATTTTGACGTTAATTACATAGATATAAACGGCCAAGGTATTTATGCCGGAGACGCACTTACAATTTTTAATACTGCAGAAGCTTGGTGGGGTGAGGGGGACGAAAAGATTTTTGTTGATGGAGAAAGTTTTCCCTCCTTTATAGGAACAGGAACAGAGGATTATTATGGCTATGCATGGTGCCGGCCGGAAAAATTTACACATCCGTTTATTGCCCAGCCAACCGGAGCAGGCAATTTTCACACCGGAATGACAGTGAACATGCGATACCGCGCTTTGGATGCTATCCCTTTTAATGAGAAAATAAGCTCAAATATAGAATTGTGGCATTGGGTAAAAACAAGGATTAATTATGCTATGACGGCATATTGGTACGCCAAACCCGGATTTACAATTAATGTTAAGCCTGATATTGAAAGCGTGAAATTACCTGTTGCCTTGAAACGTTCGGATATATATAAACCTATTGTTGATTCGGAAGGAAAGATTGAAGGTGAGAATCTGGAAATTGTTAATGCCACTTCGGGGCAGGCAGGTGTTCAATCAGGTGATTATGGATGGAGTGGAAACAGCCAGCTTTGGTGGAGAAACGCGGAAAATGGAGCTGAACTAACAACAAAATTTATTGTCAGTGAAACGGCAAAGTATAAAGTAAAAATACAGCTTACAAAAGCCGTTGATTACGGAATTATTCAACTTTATTTAAACGGGGTTGTTTTACACGATAAAATAAATGCTTTTAACCGGGATAAAGTTATTCCTATTGAAATTGATTTGGGAATGCATGTTTTAAGCGAAGGAGAAAATATTTTTTCGGTAAAGATTTTAGGGGCTGACAAAAATGCAAAACCGGGAAATATGGCAGGAATAGATTTTATCCGTTTTCAAAAAATATGA
- a CDS encoding PIG-L deacetylase family protein, which translates to MKKLFIHIFLLCMFSFYSFSGEKVNVVVIGAHPDDCDIDAGGTAIKFAKAGHNVLFISVTNGDAGHHEKGGGALAKIRRAEAKEAGKRFGVEYIVLDNHDGELMPTLPVRLNLIRLIREWNADVVIGPRPNDYHPDHRNTAILIQDAAYMVIVPNVAPDTPPLKKNPVFLYTEDNFQKPYPFEPDIVIDITEVFDQKIYAMSAHESQFFEWLPWTNGTLEQVPENKKDRLNWLAKWRNPHVKDNIRKGLVKWYGEDKSSSIKQAEAFEICEYGRRPSDNEIRELFPFFKD; encoded by the coding sequence ATGAAAAAACTTTTCATCCACATTTTCCTTCTTTGTATGTTTTCATTTTACTCTTTTTCGGGAGAGAAAGTTAACGTTGTGGTTATTGGAGCACATCCTGACGACTGCGATATTGATGCAGGAGGGACAGCGATAAAATTTGCCAAAGCCGGACATAATGTACTTTTTATATCTGTTACAAATGGCGACGCAGGACATCACGAAAAGGGAGGCGGAGCGCTCGCCAAAATCAGGAGAGCTGAAGCAAAAGAAGCCGGGAAAAGATTTGGAGTGGAATATATAGTCCTTGATAATCATGATGGAGAATTGATGCCAACACTCCCTGTACGTTTAAATCTTATACGGTTAATAAGAGAATGGAATGCTGATGTTGTGATTGGCCCCCGTCCAAACGATTATCACCCGGATCACAGAAATACTGCAATCTTAATTCAGGATGCTGCTTATATGGTAATCGTACCAAATGTTGCACCTGATACTCCTCCTCTAAAAAAGAATCCTGTGTTTTTATACACAGAGGACAACTTTCAAAAACCATATCCGTTTGAGCCTGATATTGTAATTGATATTACAGAAGTTTTCGATCAAAAAATATATGCTATGTCTGCCCACGAATCGCAGTTTTTTGAGTGGCTCCCCTGGACAAACGGAACACTTGAGCAGGTTCCTGAAAACAAAAAAGATAGGCTAAACTGGTTGGCTAAATGGAGAAATCCACATGTTAAAGACAATATAAGAAAAGGCCTTGTTAAATGGTATGGCGAAGATAAAAGCAGTTCTATAAAACAGGCTGAAGCATTTGAAATATGCGAGTACGGCAGAAGACCATCTGATAATGAAATTCGCGAATTATTTCCCTTTTTTAAGGATTAA
- a CDS encoding Gfo/Idh/MocA family protein, with translation MKNFSRRSFLKTTSVVTTGAVFIPNMISCSPSQKLNIAVIGVGGRGKANWSECMNENVVALCDVDENRAAEGFNTFPNAKRYNDFRKMFDEMASEIDAVLVSTPDHMHFAAAMAAMQLGKHVYVEKPLAHNVWQLRTLKKAAHEYNVITQMGNQGHATDGIRRVKEWVDAGITGDVTEILAWFNGPEFGEDKYFNKPSQFPPLEEPIPEGLHWDLWIGGAEKRPYNHVYAPKTWRGFYDFGNGELGDWACHTLDAPFWSLNLGMPTATEAIFNSGAPQGFLPDKSIIKFEFPARGSKPPVTLTWYEGGLKPEIRPEWNLSELPDSGMFMLGEKQNIMTGGRPNNAQLMMSKDEWEDWKTNEMPEPTIPRIDGGPQKEFLDAIKGNGPMPGSNFDYAPELTEMALIGVLAQRFNTRIEYDAENIKVTNHPELDVYIKEPVRSGWEYGEDLW, from the coding sequence ATGAAGAATTTTTCAAGAAGAAGCTTTTTAAAAACGACTTCAGTAGTAACAACAGGTGCAGTTTTTATTCCAAACATGATCAGCTGTTCTCCTTCTCAAAAACTTAATATCGCAGTAATTGGCGTTGGAGGCCGGGGAAAAGCCAACTGGAGCGAATGTATGAATGAAAATGTTGTTGCTTTGTGTGATGTGGACGAAAACCGCGCAGCCGAAGGGTTCAATACCTTTCCAAATGCAAAACGGTACAACGACTTTAGAAAGATGTTTGACGAAATGGCATCTGAAATAGACGCTGTACTGGTTTCAACTCCGGATCACATGCACTTTGCAGCGGCGATGGCAGCCATGCAGCTGGGAAAGCATGTTTATGTCGAAAAGCCTCTGGCGCACAATGTGTGGCAGTTGCGTACACTAAAAAAAGCAGCCCATGAATACAATGTGATAACCCAAATGGGAAACCAGGGGCATGCAACTGATGGTATAAGAAGAGTGAAAGAATGGGTCGATGCTGGTATAACCGGTGATGTAACTGAAATACTCGCATGGTTCAACGGACCTGAGTTTGGCGAAGACAAATATTTTAACAAACCTTCTCAATTTCCACCGCTTGAGGAACCAATTCCGGAAGGCTTACATTGGGATCTTTGGATTGGAGGTGCAGAAAAAAGACCGTACAACCATGTTTATGCTCCAAAAACCTGGAGAGGATTTTATGATTTTGGAAATGGCGAACTGGGCGATTGGGCGTGTCATACACTCGACGCACCTTTCTGGTCGCTTAATCTGGGAATGCCAACTGCAACTGAAGCTATCTTTAACAGTGGGGCACCACAAGGTTTTCTGCCAGATAAATCAATTATAAAATTTGAGTTTCCTGCCCGTGGAAGTAAACCGCCGGTTACTTTAACATGGTACGAAGGTGGGCTAAAACCGGAAATCAGGCCGGAATGGAACCTGAGTGAACTTCCTGATTCGGGAATGTTTATGCTGGGTGAAAAACAAAATATTATGACAGGCGGAAGACCCAACAATGCTCAGCTAATGATGTCGAAAGATGAATGGGAAGACTGGAAGACAAACGAGATGCCTGAACCCACAATACCTAGAATCGATGGCGGACCGCAGAAAGAATTCCTGGATGCCATAAAAGGAAACGGCCCAATGCCCGGCTCCAACTTTGATTACGCCCCGGAATTAACAGAAATGGCATTGATTGGCGTTCTGGCGCAACGATTTAACACACGAATAGAATACGACGCTGAAAACATAAAAGTAACCAATCATCCTGAACTCGACGTTTATATCAAAGAACCCGTGAGGTCTGGTTGGGAATATGGGGAAGATCTCTGGTAA
- a CDS encoding RagB/SusD family nutrient uptake outer membrane protein, producing the protein MKIVNILARITMVFALLVSINACTTDDLDPSLEQNKLIQGGITSVDNLYAILKGSLSRMTESAYYGRDIIVNNEVRTDNCFSNGNSGRFITQASFNYNANTGYFWDEAYEAIAGLNIIINGVDLNELEGDLDYGSHLQGQAYALRALVHFDLLKQYGQQHVGGTLGVPYVTEFKGEDLLPARKTVEETKQLILGDLETAFNMMSDDYYDSSKEFPSKYVAKAIESNVATYFGMWDRAISASEEVINSGAYNIIPAADFLTQWENDGSSNSIFELAFNETDNQGINGLAYIYRGSSYGDVQVIDGVEDIYEVGDVRAGILGYEDDMLRNMGKYPDNQGYDNVPVIRYEEIILNYAEALLETGGDALTQINKITSNRGATAYETVTKDDVINERRKEFLFEGKRYDDLLRTGSDIEKISIQQNFAATIPYGDHRLAWPVPKAEIDANSNMVQNEGY; encoded by the coding sequence ATGAAAATAGTAAATATATTAGCAAGGATAACAATGGTGTTTGCGCTTTTGGTTTCCATTAATGCATGCACCACAGATGACCTCGATCCTTCCCTGGAACAAAATAAGCTTATTCAGGGAGGAATTACCTCTGTAGACAACCTCTACGCAATATTAAAAGGTTCATTAAGCAGAATGACGGAATCAGCCTACTACGGCAGAGATATAATTGTTAATAATGAAGTTCGAACTGATAATTGTTTTTCAAATGGTAATTCGGGTCGTTTTATAACTCAGGCATCTTTTAATTACAATGCCAATACCGGTTATTTCTGGGATGAAGCATATGAGGCTATCGCTGGTTTAAATATTATAATAAACGGAGTGGATTTGAATGAACTCGAAGGTGACCTTGATTATGGTAGCCACTTGCAGGGACAAGCTTATGCATTAAGAGCCCTTGTTCATTTTGACCTATTAAAACAATATGGCCAGCAACACGTTGGAGGAACACTTGGAGTACCTTATGTAACTGAATTTAAAGGTGAAGATCTCTTGCCTGCCCGTAAAACAGTTGAAGAGACCAAACAATTAATCTTAGGTGATTTGGAAACAGCATTTAATATGATGAGTGATGATTATTATGACTCTTCAAAAGAGTTTCCATCAAAATATGTTGCCAAAGCAATTGAATCGAATGTAGCTACTTATTTTGGAATGTGGGACAGAGCGATAAGTGCTTCTGAAGAAGTTATCAATTCAGGCGCTTATAACATTATTCCGGCTGCAGATTTTTTGACTCAATGGGAAAACGACGGTTCTTCCAACTCGATATTTGAACTTGCATTTAATGAAACTGACAACCAGGGAATTAACGGTTTAGCATATATTTACAGAGGTAGCAGTTACGGTGATGTTCAGGTTATCGATGGAGTTGAAGATATTTATGAAGTAGGTGACGTTAGGGCAGGCATCCTTGGTTATGAAGATGATATGTTAAGAAATATGGGTAAATATCCGGATAATCAAGGCTATGATAACGTTCCTGTTATCAGATACGAAGAAATTATCCTGAACTATGCAGAAGCACTTTTGGAAACCGGAGGTGATGCATTGACTCAGATTAACAAAATTACTTCAAACAGAGGAGCTACTGCTTACGAAACGGTTACGAAAGATGATGTAATTAACGAAAGAAGAAAAGAATTTCTCTTTGAAGGAAAACGCTACGATGATTTGTTAAGAACCGGAAGTGATATCGAAAAAATATCGATACAACAGAATTTTGCAGCGACGATTCCTTACGGAGACCACAGATTGGCATGGCCAGTTCCAAAGGCTGAGATTGATGCCAACTCCAATATGGTTCAGAACGAAGGTTATTAA
- a CDS encoding SusC/RagA family TonB-linked outer membrane protein: MKKIALMLFGIAMFGVLVVEAQVKSISGTVTSSEDGTGIPGVSIVVKGTTIGTTTNMDGEYQLSVPNDAQTLVFSFVGMKSVEAPITGTTVNVSMESDYIGVDEVIVMGYGSQGKSEITGSTVQVGGEQLENMPVASLDQALQGKVAGVSITASSGTPGSVQDIRIRGRSSITAGNDPLYVIDGVPMVNTNVSATTSGSNMSSLASLNSNDIESITVLKDASATAAYGARGANGVIVITTKSGKSGEAKINFSATYGFSNDATKGPKVLTGAQREELFYEALYNTYGESYDLASPEAAGQWYAETGWFGTDYTDWHDAGAPETDWQDVITNKNAPMQEYNLSASGGTDQLSYYTSFGYFDQEATVIGSDFQRLSGALNLTAEIKPKLTFSTRNTASHSYQDGLLETSAYFSNPRTAKYFMPPIEQPYLEDGSINIYGTSMPNPLWIAQEDIDDSKLTRILSNNSVTWETPVEDLVFTSRVNIDYHVYNYKRYRNPVRGDGDNSNGYGWVANRNRANYVFQNSLDYSFEVDGGHNFDVKVLQEFQKNRLLYMETDGDNFSDVGLTNLNSAGNPTLANSWFSDWAIASYLGMVHYSFNGKYIADATIRQEGSSRFSDDNRWGTFWSVGGAWNIHRENFLSDSGVINSLKLRASYGVTGNANIDLNQYQELLNFDSDYAGEGASYPGNFGNPDLTWETSHTVDVGIDFGILKNRITGSVGYFRRESKDLLLDVPLSLTSGFEEQTLNIGRMENKGFEAELMVDVVRMNDFNLSIGGNIGTVNNEVLELAKDINGDEINITDQTQRVETGHPVYGWYMPTWAGVDAQTGDELWYVDGEGSETTSNFNDANQVWQGGSAIPTLTAGLNLHIDFKGVFLDANGYFAGGHKVYEEWHRYTNGTDVYSVLYYQGVAALMDRWQQPGDEGTRYGKFEYTGRPWQRHSKFLYDGDYFRLKDVTLGYDLPQSVTSMINVDGLRVFVRGTNMLTWVKDENLKYDPEVDVSGYTELTQPPIKSVIFGLNLNF; this comes from the coding sequence ATGAAAAAAATTGCGCTAATGCTGTTTGGTATTGCCATGTTTGGCGTACTAGTAGTTGAAGCTCAGGTAAAGAGTATTTCCGGAACAGTAACAAGTTCAGAGGACGGTACCGGGATACCTGGAGTTTCAATTGTTGTGAAAGGTACCACTATCGGTACAACTACCAACATGGACGGAGAATATCAGTTAAGTGTACCCAATGATGCACAAACATTGGTTTTCTCATTCGTTGGAATGAAAAGTGTTGAAGCACCGATTACCGGAACAACTGTTAATGTTTCGATGGAATCTGACTATATTGGTGTTGATGAAGTTATCGTAATGGGTTACGGTAGCCAGGGGAAAAGTGAAATAACCGGCTCAACGGTTCAGGTTGGTGGAGAGCAACTGGAAAATATGCCGGTTGCATCACTTGATCAGGCTTTGCAAGGGAAAGTTGCAGGTGTCTCAATAACTGCTTCTTCTGGTACTCCGGGATCAGTACAGGATATTCGTATCAGGGGTAGAAGTTCTATTACTGCCGGTAACGACCCGTTGTATGTAATTGATGGTGTTCCAATGGTAAACACCAACGTTTCCGCTACAACTTCAGGCTCTAACATGTCCTCACTGGCAAGTTTAAACAGTAATGATATTGAGAGTATTACAGTACTTAAAGACGCTTCAGCGACTGCTGCTTACGGTGCACGTGGTGCAAATGGTGTAATCGTTATTACTACAAAGAGTGGTAAATCAGGCGAGGCAAAAATTAATTTTAGTGCCACTTACGGGTTTTCAAATGACGCAACAAAAGGACCTAAAGTATTAACTGGCGCCCAACGCGAGGAATTGTTTTACGAAGCTCTCTATAATACTTACGGAGAGTCTTATGATTTAGCAAGCCCGGAAGCAGCGGGACAATGGTACGCTGAAACGGGTTGGTTTGGTACCGATTATACCGATTGGCATGATGCAGGAGCGCCGGAAACTGACTGGCAGGATGTTATCACCAATAAAAATGCACCAATGCAGGAATACAACCTTTCAGCAAGTGGTGGAACCGACCAATTAAGTTATTATACTTCTTTTGGGTATTTTGATCAGGAAGCTACCGTAATTGGTTCTGATTTTCAGCGTTTGTCAGGTGCATTAAATTTGACTGCTGAAATTAAGCCAAAACTTACATTTTCAACAAGAAATACTGCGTCTCATTCCTATCAGGACGGATTGTTGGAAACAAGTGCATATTTCTCTAACCCACGTACGGCAAAATATTTTATGCCTCCGATTGAGCAGCCATATCTGGAAGACGGATCTATTAATATTTACGGCACTTCTATGCCTAACCCATTGTGGATTGCCCAGGAAGACATTGATGATTCAAAACTAACCCGAATTCTGTCGAACAACTCAGTTACTTGGGAAACACCGGTTGAGGATTTAGTGTTTACCAGCAGGGTAAATATTGATTACCATGTATATAATTACAAGCGTTACCGTAACCCGGTTAGAGGAGATGGTGACAATTCTAATGGTTATGGATGGGTGGCAAATCGCAATAGAGCAAATTATGTTTTTCAAAACTCACTGGATTATTCTTTTGAAGTTGACGGAGGACATAATTTTGATGTAAAAGTCCTTCAGGAATTCCAGAAAAACCGGTTGTTATATATGGAAACCGACGGAGATAATTTCTCAGATGTTGGTTTGACCAATCTGAATTCAGCTGGTAATCCAACTCTGGCAAACTCATGGTTTTCTGATTGGGCAATTGCCTCATACTTAGGTATGGTTCATTATTCTTTTAACGGAAAATACATTGCTGATGCGACAATCCGTCAGGAAGGTAGTTCTCGTTTCAGCGATGATAATCGTTGGGGAACTTTCTGGTCTGTTGGTGGAGCCTGGAATATTCACAGAGAAAATTTCTTGTCTGATTCGGGAGTGATCAACAGCTTGAAATTAAGAGCTTCTTATGGTGTTACAGGTAATGCCAATATTGATTTAAATCAATATCAGGAGTTACTTAATTTTGATTCGGACTACGCTGGTGAAGGAGCTTCATATCCGGGAAACTTTGGAAATCCTGACTTAACTTGGGAAACTTCTCACACTGTAGATGTGGGTATTGACTTTGGTATTTTGAAAAACAGGATTACGGGTTCTGTAGGGTACTTCAGAAGAGAGTCAAAAGACCTGTTACTTGATGTTCCACTTTCTTTAACCTCTGGTTTTGAGGAACAAACCTTAAATATCGGTAGAATGGAGAATAAAGGTTTTGAAGCAGAATTGATGGTTGACGTTGTACGTATGAATGATTTTAATTTGTCAATCGGCGGAAACATTGGAACAGTGAACAATGAGGTACTGGAATTGGCAAAAGATATTAATGGTGATGAAATCAACATTACCGATCAAACTCAACGTGTTGAAACAGGTCATCCTGTATACGGATGGTATATGCCAACATGGGCTGGAGTAGATGCGCAAACAGGAGATGAATTGTGGTACGTTGATGGTGAGGGAAGCGAAACAACTTCTAACTTCAATGATGCCAACCAGGTTTGGCAAGGGGGAAGTGCAATTCCAACATTAACCGCAGGATTAAATCTTCATATTGACTTTAAAGGCGTCTTCCTGGATGCTAACGGATATTTTGCCGGCGGTCATAAAGTATATGAAGAATGGCACCGCTATACCAATGGTACTGATGTTTATTCAGTATTGTATTATCAAGGTGTAGCTGCATTGATGGACAGATGGCAGCAACCGGGTGATGAAGGCACCAGATACGGTAAATTTGAATATACAGGAAGACCATGGCAACGTCACTCCAAATTTCTTTACGACGGAGATTATTTCCGTTTAAAAGATGTAACTCTTGGTTATGATTTACCGCAAAGTGTTACCAGTATGATAAATGTTGATGGTTTGAGGGTATTTGTGAGGGGAACAAATATGTTGACATGGGTTAAAGATGAAAATCTTAAATACGACCCAGAAGTGGATGTATCGGGTTATACCGAATTGACTCAACCACCGATTAAATCAGTTATTTTTGGACTTAATTTAAATTTTTAA
- a CDS encoding glycoside hydrolase family 53 protein encodes MKTTQLIFLTVFFIASCSTSNFSPDRKKQTPEIGGDFSIMKKMEDYGGAYKVNGKIKEGFQIFRENGYTWARLRLFHTPNHRGPVCNDLKYTIQLAQKAKNYGFKILLNFHYSDTWADPSHQIVPAIWKDLNLQTLSDSVYSYTKMVVETMDQEGVLPDMIQIGNEINNGMMWPAGKLGNDKNTPNWDALTQLLKAGINGAKEAKNGKNIPILIHAATGGSLKESDTFYKNIIQRGVEFEFIGLSYYPWWHGTFEQLEENLKFLSANYKQDLVLVETAYYSNGFYPEPAEWVLDVQPFPPTEQGQYDFMVKLLEILKKYPKMKTVYYWKPDGMDIPESKSPYLGRSLFDREGNAFKGIEAWKSK; translated from the coding sequence ATGAAAACGACTCAACTCATCTTTTTGACCGTCTTTTTTATTGCTTCATGTAGCACGTCAAATTTTTCACCTGACAGAAAGAAACAAACACCCGAAATCGGTGGAGATTTTTCAATTATGAAAAAAATGGAAGATTATGGTGGTGCATACAAAGTAAATGGGAAAATAAAAGAAGGATTCCAAATTTTTCGCGAAAATGGTTACACCTGGGCTCGTCTTCGTTTGTTTCATACTCCCAACCATCGGGGACCAGTTTGTAATGATTTAAAATACACAATACAACTGGCACAAAAGGCAAAAAATTATGGCTTTAAGATTTTGTTGAATTTTCATTACTCGGATACCTGGGCTGACCCCAGCCATCAGATTGTACCTGCTATCTGGAAAGATCTTAACCTCCAAACATTGTCTGACAGTGTTTACAGTTATACAAAAATGGTAGTTGAAACGATGGATCAGGAGGGTGTTTTACCCGATATGATTCAGATAGGAAATGAAATAAACAATGGAATGATGTGGCCGGCAGGAAAATTAGGGAATGATAAAAACACACCAAATTGGGATGCTCTTACACAACTCTTAAAAGCAGGTATTAATGGGGCGAAGGAAGCAAAAAACGGAAAAAATATTCCAATACTTATTCATGCAGCAACCGGAGGAAGCCTTAAAGAGTCAGATACTTTTTACAAAAATATTATCCAGAGGGGAGTTGAATTTGAATTTATTGGATTAAGTTACTATCCCTGGTGGCATGGAACATTTGAACAACTTGAAGAGAACCTCAAATTTTTATCTGCCAATTACAAACAAGATTTGGTTTTAGTGGAAACAGCGTATTATTCAAATGGATTTTACCCCGAACCTGCAGAATGGGTTTTGGACGTCCAACCTTTCCCTCCAACAGAACAGGGACAATATGATTTTATGGTAAAACTGCTCGAAATTTTAAAGAAATACCCTAAAATGAAAACGGTTTATTACTGGAAGCCGGACGGAATGGACATCCCTGAATCTAAGTCTCCTTACCTTGGACGCAGTTTGTTTGATCGGGAAGGAAATGCCTTCAAAGGAATTGAAGCCTGGAAATCAAAATAG